TTGTGGAAAGATATGTAACGGTTAAAAACATTTTACGTTTAATTGGTCGTTAGGCTGTTTCTGATCCGTGGTCCAATGGGGCATTTGACAGAACTGAACTTTATTTCACCAGTGATGGTGTGGACTCCATATTATAAGAAGTGGGGAGGGATTATTGGAAGTTTTAATTGCCGAAGTAGGGAGTGCCAAACAGCGGAAATAGTCCCTGATGAGTTTATCAATTAGGCATGATGGAGGAATTCGGAAATTCCAGTCGAATAATGGTGTTCAAGGAAGTATTGATTGGAGATTCAGAGCGTCATCAGAGTTAAGGAAGGATAAGGTTGGGGTGAAACCGTAGGGTCATGTGCTCTCTTCAACTGAAAATCCTAAAAATAGGGTTGGGTCATTTGGGTGGGCACTTGAAGAAAGAAAGTTGTGAAGGGAATTCGAAAAGAGTGAGGGATGGTATGAGTAACTTGTGTTAAAGTGGTGGAAGGAGCTTCATCTATGGCTCCTTCACAGGGGATGCAATATATGAATGTCCTACCTATGGTTAGAAATGAATAAGTGCTTATTCTCAGCAGTAATCACTCGTGCATTAAGTGTCAGgccattttattttataattctgCAAATTAATTAAAACCTAGATAATGTCTCCTAATGAGAAATGTAGATTAAAAAAATGTAGTAGGACAAAGAATTATGAGAAATGAGCTGTGGATATCGCACATGAATCTACCATTTGGCCTTTACCGAAAGATCACTTTTCCTTCGACAATGGGAGCAGCTAATGTGTCCTCTTGCTAGGATGTCTCCCAACTCTAGCATCGACCAAAGGTTAGTTATTCAAGTTATCAGTGGTGCATTGGGTAGATATATAAATTTTTATGCAATGCCACTTGTGACTTTTAtcatataattatatttaaatttattcaGCAAAACCAAACTCAGATCATGCAATGAAAGAAACAATTTAATGTCATTCGTGTTGTAATATTAACTAAGGcaggtttgtttgtttttttgtttttgtttatttattattattattttttttttgaaatggcaAACTAAATAACCACTTCTAAATAACCATCGATGTCTTTACTGAGACTTGAACTCATGCTCTCTCATACGAGAGAGTCACTCTAAGTATAGGGAATAAAATAACAACGAAAATACCTTCCATTGCAACCTTCACTAGAAATATCGGTTTTTACTTGTAGTATTGACCTATAGCAACGACCAAGAATCGatacaaataattaataaaaactaattttttttcgAAAATCATTCCCGACACACCCTGTGTGAGACGGTATAGGGGTAGCTATCTCGACGTCTTTTTCCACCTATGGCGAGAAGACTATGCCAATGACTTGTCGTCCGTACAGCCTCTCCGACGACATGCCGTCGGCATATGTAGGTCTAAAATTTGCGGTAGCCATAGGGGTAGATTCTTAGTAGTGGTATGCGGCAAACACACACGCTTTCTACAGTTCTACTTAGAGTTACAATTGTATATGGAGATTTATTTACAATCTGACCTAAAATATAAATCTAATTGTGGTCAAAAGGAAGATTAAGCTGCGTAAAAATATTCCTGATACTGCAAAGCGTTTTCTTCAGCTTAAAAACCCgctaatgttattttttttttctttcatgaaAGTGATGCAACACCTTAAAATGAGGTTTCACCACCAACTTAGGATCTTGGAAGATATAGATTATATGTCAACCAATCTTTACATTATTACATAGTGTCCTCAGGTTACCATGCATGTCTCCAATTCGGAAACAACCATTCaccaaatttatttatttatggtaTCACTCGTGCGTTGCCTATACATCGATATTTATAGATAAAATAATCCAGATGCTGCCAGAGTATTTGTAAAATTAGTTAATTCAAAAAATCAGAACCCAGATCCTGCATTGAAAGAGGCAAGTTTGGTGTCATAATATATATATTGAGGAATGTGAACATTGTGGTAGGACATAGAATATTGAAAATGAGCTGTTGATATAGAAAGAAGGGAGACAACACATAGAAGTAGGTGGTCAATCAAACTTAATTCAGGATCACATGATGATGGATCGCAAAAACTCCAACTATATATATACCAAGCTACAAGAAAGACAACAAACAATAAATCAAATTCTCTATCTTCTACATCTTACAAATACATGGCTATTATTTCTGCAAATACTAAACCACATTACCATGCCAGATCCAAAAGCTTACCTTCTTCATCAGACCAACAATCCATATTCAATAAGTTCTACAGATTTCAAGATTCTCAAGAAGCCACCACATCTTGTTCCTCATCAACATTTATAGGCAATAAACTTAAATGCCTGAATGATATGTATGAATCTATTCAGCCATTCCTTATATTGCCATCCACTAAACAATCTTTAGCCCAAGGATGCTACAAAGAACTACTGAACAAGTTTTTAGATGAACTTGTTGGGCTTTTGGATCTGTGTAGCACCACCAAGGATGCCTTGTCCATATCCATGGAATGTGCCAAAGAACTCCAATCGGTTATTCGCCGAAAAAGAGGTAATAATCACGGGTTAACTTCTTCAATCGAGGGCTATCTATCCCACAGGAGAAAAGTGAAGAAGGTTGTTTCTAAAACATTGTCAAGTTTGCAGAAGCAATGGGCTTCTTCAGTCAAGGAAAGCCACAGAACAGATTCGAACATCAATATATTGGAAGAAATGAGATTAAACACTTTGGCAGTGTTTGAGTCCTTGTTGAACTTTATTCTTGGATCAAGCACACAGTCAAGGCCAAAAGGCTGGTCTTTTGTCTCCAAAATGAAAGGCAGCAAGCGTGTCCATTGTTCTGAGACTCTTGAAGAAAGTGAACTGAAGAAGGTGGATGATGAATTACATGCCGTAATCATCTACACGAAAACCAAATTAGACAGCTCAGTTGTACAGAATGTAAAAGTAGGCTTAGCAGAAATGGAATTTAGCCTCCTAGATATCTGTGACCTGTTAGAATGCCTTTGCAGATACTTGATCAAAACTAGAGTGTCAATTCTAAATATCCTCAGCTGTTAGCAACAAGTCAACAGTGCATAATGTAATGATGTAAAGAAATTTTTATTGATTATAGTTTTATTAAGCATTGAAATAATTTTTGTGTAAAGTTATAAACGAAAAACAACATTTTTGAGGTGATTAACTAACTATTTACTTTTTGTATCATTTAGATTATTAGACAGCATACTGGAGTTGATCAATAAACATTTAATAACTTTTTGTACCCTTAGAGGTATCTCCAATCAAGCATCAAGTTTCATTTTCGTATTATGAAAACATTTCAATATACTAATCTTCTTGAAATATGGCGGGTTTGTGGAAAGATATGTAACGGTTAAAAACATTCGACGTTTAATTGGCCGTTAGGCTGTTTCTGATCAGTCGTCCAATGGAGTATTTGAAAGAACTGAACTTTATTTCACCAGTGATGGTGTGGACTCCATATTATAAGAAGTGGGGAGGGATTATTGGAAGTTTTAATTGCCTAAGGAGGGAGTGCCAAACAGCGGAAATAGTCCCAGAGGAGGT
The genomic region above belongs to Lactuca sativa cultivar Salinas chromosome 4, Lsat_Salinas_v11, whole genome shotgun sequence and contains:
- the LOC111899736 gene encoding uncharacterized protein LOC111899736 codes for the protein MAIISANTKPHYHARSKSLPSSSDQQSIFNKFYRFQDSQEATTSCSSSTFIGNKLKCLNDMYESIQPFLILPSTKQSLAQGCYKELLNKFLDELVGLLDLCSTTKDALSISMECAKELQSVIRRKRGNNHGLTSSIEGYLSHRRKVKKVVSKTLSSLQKQWASSVKESHRTDSNINILEEMRLNTLAVFESLLNFILGSSTQSRPKGWSFVSKMKGSKRVHCSETLEESELKKVDDELHAVIIYTKTKLDSSVVQNVKVGLAEMEFSLLDICDLLECLCRYLIKTRVSILNILSC